DNA sequence from the Streptomyces sp. CA-210063 genome:
GGCTTGCCATGCAGAGCGACCCCGAGGTGCTTGAGTTCCTCAATGAGCAACTGACCGCGGAGCTGACGGCGATCAACCAGTACTTCCTGCACGCCAAGATGCAGGAGAGCAACGGCTGGCCGAAGCTCGCGCAGTACACGCGACACGAGTCGTTCGACGAGATGAACCACGCGGAGACCCTCACCGACCGAATCCTGTTGCTCAACGGCCTGCCCAACTACCAGCGGCTCTTCCATGTGCGCGTGGGGCAGTCCGTCACCGAGATGTTCCAGGCGGACCGCGAGGTCGAGGTCGAGGCGATCGACCGTCTCCGGCGCGGCATCGAGGTCATGCGCTCCAAGGGCGACATCACCTCGGCGAACATCTTCGAGTCGATCCTCGCCGACGAGGAGCACCACATCGACTACCTCGACACGCAGCTCGGACTGATCGAGAAGCTGGGCGAGCCGCTCTACATCGCCCAGGTGGTCGAGCAGCCGGAGAGCTGATCGCGAGCTGACGGCGAGCTGACGGCGAAACGCCCGCTGCCGGGCACGGCCTGCCCGGCGGCTGAGCCGCGTGTGCGACTTGTCACCGACGGCCTCTACTCACGGGCGTCTACTCATCACGGGCGTCGACCCGAATGCCGGATAAAAGTGGGCATACTTAAAGAAGCTTAGCCTGACCTAACCATGGCCCCGGCATGACCGGCGACGGAGGAGCGGCATCGTGAGTATCCCCGGGATGAGGCCCCTGCTGGCGTCGGCCCTCGGCGGGTTGCTGGCCCTGGGAGCCACGGCCTGCGGCTCGGAACAGGCCGCGCGGACCGAGGCCGCGCAGACCGAGGCGGGTCGGGCCGAGGCCCAAGCGGGCTCGGACAAGAAGATCACCGTGTACAGCGGTCGGAGCGAGTCGCTCGTCGAGCCGGTGCTGGAGGACTTCCAGGAGGCCAGCGGTATCACCGTCGAGGTGCGCTACGGCGATACCGCGCAGATGGCCGCCCAGTTGCAGGAAGAGGGCAGCCGGAGCCCGGCGGATGTCTTGCTCGCCCAAGATGCCGGGGCCCTGGGGGCCGTGGCCGAGAAGGGTCTCTTCGCCGAGCTGCCCGACGAGGTGCTGGACAAGGTGCCGACCGCCTATCGGGACGAGGACGGCGAGTGGGTCGGTGTGACGGGCCGCGTGCGCACGATGGTCTACGACACGGACCAGGTCTCCGAGGCCGATCTGCCCAAGTCGGTGTTCGAGCTGACCGAGCCCGAATGGAAGGGCAAGGTCGGCATCGCACCGACCAACGGCTCGTTCCAGGCGTTCATCACCGCGATGCGGGTGGAGCACGGCGACGAGAAGACCGAGGACTTCCTCGCGGGGCTGAAGGCCAATGACGCGCAGATCCGCGAGGGGAACGCGCCGATCGTCGCCGACGTCGACTCCGGCGAACTCGCTTCCGGGCTGGTCAACCACTACTACGTGTACGAGCTGGCCAAGGAGGAAGGCGCCACCGTCGACGCGCTGAAGGCGAAGAACCACTTCTTCCCGGACAAGGACATCGGCAGCCTCGTCAACGTCTCCGGTGTGGGCGTGCTGGACAAGGCCGACGACGATGCCGACGTCCGCGAGTTCGTCGACTATCTGCTGGGCACCCAGGCCCAGACCTACTTCGCCGAGCAGACGTACGAGTACCCGCTGATCGACGGCGTCGCCACCGCCCCCGGCCTGCCCCGGCTCTCCTCGCTGAACACACCGGACATCGACCTCAACGACCTGGACGACCTGGCGGCCACCGTCCAAATGATCAGGGAATCGGGGCTCGTCTGACCATCACGCCGCTCCTCGTGCTGCGCCGGGCGCGGCGGCTGGTGCCGCGTCCGGCACTGGCCTGCGCGGCGATGCTCGCCATCGGCGTCGCCCTCGTTCCGCTGGCCTATCTGGGGATACGGGTCGGCGAGGCGGGCTGGGACCGGATCGCCGACGAACTGTTCACTGAGCGCACCGGGGAACTGATCGTCCGGAGCGTGGCGCTGGCGGCGGTCGTCACCGCGGCCTGCGCGGTCCTGGGCGTGGTCGCGGCGTTCTTGGTCACCCGCACCGACCTACCGGCCCGGCGGCTGTTCGGGGTGCTCGCCGCGCTTCCCCTCGCGGTTCCCAGCTACGTCGCCGCCTTCGCCTGGGTGTCCACGGTGGAGGACTTCGAGGGCTTCTGGGCCGCGGCCCTCGTGCTCACGCTGGTCTCGTACCCGTACGTCTACCTGCCGGTCGCCGCCGCGCTGGTCGGTGTGGATCCGGCGCAGGAGGAGGTGGCCAGGTCCCTGGGACGCGGCCCGTGGCACACGACTGTCGGCGTGACGCTGCGCCAGGTACGGCCGGCGGTGGCGGCGGGAGCGCTGCTCGTCGCGCTCTACGTGCTCTCCGACTTCGGCGCCGTCTCGATCCTGCGGGTGGAGGTCCTCACCCGTGCCGTCTTCACCTCGATCAACCTGGGCTTCGACCGCACCGGGGCGCTCGTGCTCGCCACGGCCCTCGTCGCCCTCACGGCGCTGGTGCTTCTCGCCGAGCAGCTCAGTCGACGGCGTGCGGCCCGCTACGCCCGCCTCGGCGGCGGGGCACCCCGGCCGCCGATCCGACTGCGCCTGGGCCGGTCGCGGTGGCCGGCCGTGCTCGGGCTCACCGGTGTGATCGGGGCGGCTCTCGGCGTGCCGGCGCTGAGTCTGGGCCGGTGGTTCGGGGAGGGCGTCTCACGGCCCGGGTCGCTCGGCGAACTCGCCTCCGCAGCCGGGAACTCGCTGCAGGTCGCCCTGCTCGGCACGGGCCTGACCATGGTGCTGGCGATGCCGGTCGGACTGCTGTCCGCCCGCGCTCCTGGCCTGCTCTCCGTGGCTCTGGACCGCCTGGCGTATCTCTCGCACGCGCTGCCCGGTCTGGTCATCGGGCTGTCGCTGGTGTTCTTCGGCATCAACGTGGCCTACCCGCTGTACCAGAGCGTGTGGCTGCTCGCACTCGCGTACGCGGCCCTGTTCCTGCCCCTCGCGGTCGCGGCCGTCGGCGCGGCTGCGTCACAGGCCCCACCCGGCCTGGAGGAGGTGGCCCGCTCACTCGGGCGGCGACGGGCGTACGTACTCCGCACGGTGACCCTGCCACTGGCGGCGCCCGGCATCGGCGCCGGCGCCGCACTGGTCTTCCTCACCTGTATGAAGGAACTGCCCGCCACGCTGCTGCTGCGCCCCACAGGAATGGACACCCTCGCCACCGGTTTGTGGAAGCACACCTCGGTCGCCGCGTACGCGGCCGCCGCACCCTACGCGGCCCTGTTGGTGCTCATCGCCGCCGTGCCCACGTGGTGGCTGTCGGCACGCACCGGCGTCCTCACCCGTACAGGCGGCTGACATGGCGGAACTGCGCATCGCCGACGTCCACAAAGCCTACGGCCGCGTCCAGGCACTGTCCGGCGTGGACCTCAGAGTCCGCTCCGGAGCGCTCGTCGCCGTCCTCGGCCCCTCCGGCTCGGGCAAGACCACGCTGCTGCGCTGCATCGCGGGCTTCGAGGCGCCGGACGCCGGAGAGATCCGGATCGACGGCCGCCGTGTCGCCACCCCCGACGCCTCGGTGCCGCCGGAGCGGCGGCGGATCGCGGTGGTCCCCCAGGAGGGCGCGCTCTTCCCGCACCTGTCCGTCCTCGGCAACGTCGCCTACGGGCTCGGCCGGGCGGCCCGGCGGGCCGGCCGAGCGGCTGCCGTACTGGACCTGGTGGGGCTGGCAGGCTTCGAGGACCGGATGCCGCACCACCTCTCCGGCGGGCAGCAGCAGCGCGTCGCGGTCGCCCGAGCACTCGCGCCGCGCCCGCCGGTCGTGCTGCTCGACGAGCCGTTCAACGCTCTCGATGCCGCGCTGCGCGCCGAAGTGCGACGGGACGTCTGGCAGGCACTGCACGCCGACGGCGCCACGGCGGTCCTCGTCACCCACGATCAGGCGGAGGCGCTGTCGATGGCCGAGGAGATCGCGGTCATGCGGGACGGCCGTATCGTCCAGATGGGCCCCCCGGAATTCCTCTACGCCTCACCGGCCGACCCGTGGGTGGCCGGGTTCGTCGGCGAGGCGGTATGGCTGCCCGGTGTGATGGACGGCGACCGGGCTCGCACCCCTCTGGGCACGGTAGGACTCACACCGCACGAAGGCGGTGCGCCGATCGGCCCGACGCGCGTGCTGCTACGGCCCGAACAGATCACGCTCGCCGCGCCGGGGGCCCGGGACGCGGTCGCCGCGACCGTGGTGCGGCGCGACTTCTACGGCCACGACGCGGTGCTCGCCCTGCGTCTGAGCGACGGCACGCTGGTGGCCGCGCGGGTCTTCGACCCGGCCGCCCTTCCACCCGCCGTCGGGGACGAGGTCGCCGTGCGCGTCCGCGGCACCGCCCGCGTCTTCCCGCCCAGCGGACGACCGGGCGGCCGCGCCCAGCCATCCAGAGGCAAGTAGGACAACCCCGAGTCCGGCAGGTACCACCAAGCGCCGTCGCTTCCAAGCTGAGAGCGCGAGTTCGATTCTCGTCACCCGCCCCTGGCTGCTGTCGGGCGTCAGATCGCTCAATGCTTCAGGGCGTCCGAGATGGACTTGACGCCGCCGTGCGCAGTGAGTCCCCCGTCCACCGGAATCTCCGCACCGCTGATGAACGACGACTCGTCGGACAGCAAGAACACCACGAGCGGGGCGATGTCATCGACCGTCCCGCTCCTGCCCAGCGGTGTCTCTGCGATGGTCGCGTCACGAAAAGCCTTCGTGGCCTGGGCGGTCATCTCGGTCTCGATGTAACCGGGGAGCACCGTGTTGACCCGGATCCCCTTCGGTCCCAGTTCCGTGGCCGCGATTTTCGACACGGCACGCAGGGCCCATTTACTCGCGGTGTAGGCGACGGGGTAATAGCCGGTGAGCGCGGTGGCCGACCCGATGTTCACGATGGACGAGCCGGGTGGCATGAGCGGGGACAGGCGCTGGATACCCAGCAGTGGGCCGGTGGTGTTCACCGCCTGCACGTGT
Encoded proteins:
- the bfr gene encoding bacterioferritin — its product is MQSDPEVLEFLNEQLTAELTAINQYFLHAKMQESNGWPKLAQYTRHESFDEMNHAETLTDRILLLNGLPNYQRLFHVRVGQSVTEMFQADREVEVEAIDRLRRGIEVMRSKGDITSANIFESILADEEHHIDYLDTQLGLIEKLGEPLYIAQVVEQPES
- a CDS encoding iron ABC transporter substrate-binding protein gives rise to the protein MSIPGMRPLLASALGGLLALGATACGSEQAARTEAAQTEAGRAEAQAGSDKKITVYSGRSESLVEPVLEDFQEASGITVEVRYGDTAQMAAQLQEEGSRSPADVLLAQDAGALGAVAEKGLFAELPDEVLDKVPTAYRDEDGEWVGVTGRVRTMVYDTDQVSEADLPKSVFELTEPEWKGKVGIAPTNGSFQAFITAMRVEHGDEKTEDFLAGLKANDAQIREGNAPIVADVDSGELASGLVNHYYVYELAKEEGATVDALKAKNHFFPDKDIGSLVNVSGVGVLDKADDDADVREFVDYLLGTQAQTYFAEQTYEYPLIDGVATAPGLPRLSSLNTPDIDLNDLDDLAATVQMIRESGLV
- a CDS encoding ABC transporter permease, which codes for MLRRARRLVPRPALACAAMLAIGVALVPLAYLGIRVGEAGWDRIADELFTERTGELIVRSVALAAVVTAACAVLGVVAAFLVTRTDLPARRLFGVLAALPLAVPSYVAAFAWVSTVEDFEGFWAAALVLTLVSYPYVYLPVAAALVGVDPAQEEVARSLGRGPWHTTVGVTLRQVRPAVAAGALLVALYVLSDFGAVSILRVEVLTRAVFTSINLGFDRTGALVLATALVALTALVLLAEQLSRRRAARYARLGGGAPRPPIRLRLGRSRWPAVLGLTGVIGAALGVPALSLGRWFGEGVSRPGSLGELASAAGNSLQVALLGTGLTMVLAMPVGLLSARAPGLLSVALDRLAYLSHALPGLVIGLSLVFFGINVAYPLYQSVWLLALAYAALFLPLAVAAVGAAASQAPPGLEEVARSLGRRRAYVLRTVTLPLAAPGIGAGAALVFLTCMKELPATLLLRPTGMDTLATGLWKHTSVAAYAAAAPYAALLVLIAAVPTWWLSARTGVLTRTGG
- a CDS encoding ABC transporter ATP-binding protein — its product is MAELRIADVHKAYGRVQALSGVDLRVRSGALVAVLGPSGSGKTTLLRCIAGFEAPDAGEIRIDGRRVATPDASVPPERRRIAVVPQEGALFPHLSVLGNVAYGLGRAARRAGRAAAVLDLVGLAGFEDRMPHHLSGGQQQRVAVARALAPRPPVVLLDEPFNALDAALRAEVRRDVWQALHADGATAVLVTHDQAEALSMAEEIAVMRDGRIVQMGPPEFLYASPADPWVAGFVGEAVWLPGVMDGDRARTPLGTVGLTPHEGGAPIGPTRVLLRPEQITLAAPGARDAVAATVVRRDFYGHDAVLALRLSDGTLVAARVFDPAALPPAVGDEVAVRVRGTARVFPPSGRPGGRAQPSRGK
- a CDS encoding SDR family NAD(P)-dependent oxidoreductase, which codes for MSSTSEHEQPARRLAGKVVVVTGAARGQGAAEARALARAGATVVATDARPEGEGCRRLDISGESDWDELAAELKETYGQVHGLVNNAGIIERKRLADVRPEDMAHVQAVNTTGPLLGIQRLSPLMPPGSSIVNIGSATALTGYYPVAYTASKWALRAVSKIAATELGPKGIRVNTVLPGYIETEMTAQATKAFRDATIAETPLGRSGTVDDIAPLVVFLLSDESSFISGAEIPVDGGLTAHGGVKSISDALKH